tcattcaagagaggttgaaaacggcgcagagtcgtcagaaatcctacactgatgattgggtatacttgaaagtttcacccatgaagggtgttatgagatttggtaagaagggaaaacttagtccccgatatattggtccgtacagaatatccaagagggtTGGTAAGGTAGCTTATGAGCTAGAGCTACCCCAAGAGTTAGANtagttaccactctagcatccaaatggctccttatgaagctctttatgggagaagatgcagatctcttattgggtggtttgaagttggtgaagctgggttgataggacgatacttagttcatcaagctatggagaaggtgaaagtcattcaagagaggttgaaaacggcgcagagtcgtcagaaattcTACActgatgattgggtatacttgaaagtttcacccatgaagggtgttataagatttggtaagaagggaaaacttagtccccgatatattggtccgtacagaatatccaagagggtTGGTAAGGTAGCTTATGAGCTAGAGCTACCCCAAGAGTTAGAAGCAGTTCGTCGTATATTTcttatttccatgttgaagaagtgcatcgagatccttcacttatcataccaactgaagatattgggatcaaggatagcttatcttatgaggagattcctgttcatattctagatcgccaagttcgccaGTTGAGAAcgaaagaggtagcatcagtcaaagtcctttggaagaaccagtttgttgaggaagctacgtggaagttgaggaagatatgaagatgAGATATCCACACCTCTTTGAATCCAGAGATGTCCTAAATTAAGgttctaattttcttcttagtactctataatttatatacttgatgtgttagatttgaTCGTTGGGTGTTTAAACCGAATGATAGATGTTACACACTTACCTTattaagagtaatctcattcaaggaaGAACGTTCCCAAGatggagatattgtaacatctcgctatttgaaagaacaaggaagagttagaattggaaagaaTCATTTTAGGatagaatgaaaaatctggaaatttgttaagttatgttaagtttgagattttggtcaactttaaacaaccataactcctatatcaagatgagttaggtgtgattCCAGATACCTTAGGAAATATCCtggaattatctttctaacGCTGCCGAGTTTGCGCGCTTctaagttcgtatgagtgagatatgcccatttgaagttgggttgttcaaataaggaaagtctaaaccggattttggaagggtattttagtcttttccttacccaattattttaattcgtttttaggagtttatttggggtctaatcagaattagataAGTTTAGTCAATGggaaattcacgctagggcttggagaaaagagaaaagaagagaaaggagaaggaAGTTAAAGATTCGTCGATTTCTTGAAGATTTTcgtgtggatttcgccaagggttaatccttacgaggtatgtgagatcacatagcattgggttagttcacccacgtgccaatcatgattcaattcaacGAAATTGTGTTGTTTGAAAGCAATtgttatgagttcttgatataaattcgtttgaaatcttgtgggttcttgttgttgaagtttcgtGAGTTTGATTCATGAAATTAGGTGTGATTTGGAGTTGAATCTTGTGTATAATGAGAATATAGTCGATTTTAAGCGTTTGgagaaagaaccaagtgaaTTTAGGGGTTTTAaagttgaaaaacgaagaagaaagtGAGGAGTTTTCAAGGCAGGGGCCTGGTGCGCTACCCCAGCTAGAGCGCTGATGCTTATCGTGATCAATGACACTATCCTacgatatgagtgtctacgatcgtcaatAATATTGTAACCCAAccagggttggggtcgtgtcccaagggagcgactttgagaattaataaccaattagaatttcattcaagttagtcgtagttaaagacatttgcgataaaagaTGGACGGTTCTTCTGGCTATAATCAAATCCGCATGGCTCCAAAGGATGAAGAACTCATTGCATTTCGTACACCTAAGGGTATTTATTGCTACAAAGTGATGCCATTTGGTTTAAAGAATACTGGTGCCACATATCAAAGGGCtatgcaaaatatatttgatgacttgctccataaaaatgttgaatgttatgttgatgacttggtgGTGAAGTCGAGAAGGAGGGGTGATCATTTGAAAGACTTAAGAATGTTGTTTGAGTTGCTCCGAAGATATCAACTAAGGATGAATCCATTGAAATGTGCCTTCGGAGTTACTTCTGGCAAGTTCCTTGGCTTTATTGTGAGACATCGAGGAATTGAAATTGATCAAGCCAAAGTTAATGCAATATCGAAGATGCCTGGGCCTCGAAATATTCATGAGTTAAAAAGTCTCCAAGGAAAGTTAGCCTACTTGAGGAGATTCATCTCAAATCTAGCGGGAAGAAGCCAACCATTCGGTCATCTCATGAAGAAAGGTGCTCCTTTTAATTGGGATCAAACATGTAGCGATGCCTTTAAAAGTATCAAATCGTATCTAGCGAAACCTCCGGTTTTGGCAGCCCCTATACCTGGAAAGCCATTGATTCTCTACATTGCGGCACAAGAAAGGTCTGTAGGAGCCCTACTAGCTCAAGAGAACCGTGAAGGCAAGGAAAACGCTCTTTATTACTTAAGTAGAACGATGACACCGAATGAGCTGAAATATTCGCCAATTGAAAAGTTGTGCTTGGCACTTGTcttctcaattcaaaagatgaagCATTATTTTCAAGCGTATGTTGTCCGCCTCATTTCTAGAGCAAATCCCATCAAGTTTGTTATGTCAAAACCTGTCCTTAGTGACCTACTAGCAAGATGGTACCTCCAATTCCAACAGTTTGAGATTGTGTACATCCCTCAGAAAGCTATGAAGGGACAAGCATTAGCAGATTTCTTGGCAGACCATCCGATACCCGATGATTGGGAGTTAATTGATGATCTTCCTGATGAAGATGCGATGTCTATTGAAATTCAACCTCCTTGGAAAATGTACTTTGATGGGGCTGCACATCGTGGCGGAGCTGGCGTTGGCGTAGTGTTCATCACTTTGCAAGAAGAGACTCTACCATTCTCCTTTACTTTGAAGCATTGTTGCTCTAATAATGTCGCTGAATACCAAGCATTGATACTTGGACTTGAGATGGCCGTCGGCATGAAACAATTACACTTACAAGTCTTTGGTGACTCTCAGTTGGTGATCAACCAACTCTTGGGAAGTTATGAGGTGAAGAAGCCCGAATTGTGTCCTTATCATGGCTATGCCCAAAAGTTGATAGGATGGCTTAGAGATGTAACCCTTCAACATATGCGTAGAACGGAAAATAAGAAAGTTGATGCATTGGCTGCCCTGGCTTCAACTCTAACCCTTCCTGATCAAACACAAGTTACTATTTGTCAAAGATGGATAGTACCACCGccaaatgaggaagaatatataGAAAATGAGCTCGAGCATCTCGTTGCTATTTCTGAAGCCGTAAAGGAAGATTGGAGACAGCCCATTATTGACTACATGTGTTATGGGATACTTCTAGAAAATCCATTGATATTCGTCGTCGTGCACCTCGCTTCCTTTACTACAAGGACACATTATATAGAAGATCATTTGAGGGTGTACTATTACGAtgtttgggagaggaagaagCAAGTCAAGCTCTGCAAGAAGCACACTCAGGAGTATGTGGATCACATCAATCTGGATCGAAACTCCACTTTCACATAAAAATGATGGGGTATTATTGTCAACCATGGTGAAGGATTGCTTAGATTATGCTCGGAGGTGCGATGCTTGTCAATTTCATGCAAATTTCATACATTAACCGCCTNGTGGATCACATCAATCTGGATCGAAACTTCACTTTCACATAAAAATGATGGGGTATTATTGGCCAACCATGGTGAAGGATTGCTTAGATTATGCTCGGAGGTGCGATGCTTGTCAATTTCATGCAAATTTCATACATTAACCGCCTGAAGTATTGCACCCAACTATCGCATCTTGGCCATTTGATGCTTGGGGATTGGATGTTGTAGGACCACTACCAAAATCTTCTGGTGGACACTTGTACATCTTGGCTGCAACAGATTACTTCTCAAAATGGGTTGAAGCTGTCGCTcttaaagaagtgaagaaagagaATGTTGCAAATTTTATCCGAGTGAATATCATCTATCGCTTTGGCATCCCTCGCTACATAATAACAGACAATGGCAAGCCATTTGATAACAAGTTAATGAACAAAATTTGTGATCTCTTTGGTTTCAAGCAGCATAAATCTTCTATGTATCATGCTGCCGCCAATGGTCTTGTCGAAGCATTCAATAAGACTCTATGCAACCTCCTGAAGAAAATTGTCTCCAAGTCCAAAAGATATTGGCATGAAAGAATGGAAGAAGCTTTGTGGGCATATAGGACAACATACCGCACACCAACTCAAGCAACACCATATTCACTTGCTTTCGGAGTTGAAGCAGTCCTGCCACTCGAGCATCAAGTACCTTCCTTAAGACTTGCTATTCAAGAAAGGCTcactgaagaagaaaatgctcGACTGTGTCTTGTTGAGTTAGAAGCACTTGACGAAAAGAGGCTAGAATCCCAACAAAACCTTGAATGTTATCAAGCTCGTCTATCTCGTGCTTTCAATAAGAAAGTTCGCTTGAAGTGTTTCCAAGTTGGAAACCAAGTTCTCCCTGTAAGAAGACCCATCATTACTTCGCACAAGTCTGGGGGAAAATTTACCTCAAAATGGGATGGACCATATGTAGTACAAGAAGCATATTCACATGATGCTTACAAGCTTGTTGATGCAGATGGCGTAAGGATTGGTCCTATTAATGCAAAATTCCTAAAGAGGTACTACCCTTGAAGTAAGATGATGCTCCTTAAGGTACGAGCCTAAACTGCATGTTACTCCTGGCCCGCAAGAGTATAAACTGTGTACggcacaaaaaaaataaaaaaaatcactcaatccCCAGAACTACGTtgtgacttgatcctct
The DNA window shown above is from Solanum stenotomum isolate F172 chromosome 6, ASM1918654v1, whole genome shotgun sequence and carries:
- the LOC125868626 gene encoding uncharacterized protein LOC125868626 translates to MNPLKCAFGVTSGKFLGFIVRHRGIEIDQAKVNAISKMPGPRNIHELKSLQGKLAYLRRFISNLAGRSQPFGHLMKKGAPFNWDQTCSDAFKSIKSYLAKPPVLAAPIPGKPLILYIAAQERSVGALLAQENREGKENALYYLSRTMTPNELKYSPIEKLCLALVFSIQKMKHYFQAYVVRLISRANPIKFVMSKPVLSDLLARWYLQFQQFEIVYIPQKAMKGQALADFLADHPIPDDWELIDDLPDEDAMSIEIQPPWKMYFDGAAHRGGAGVGVVFITLQEETLPFSFTLKHCCSNNVAEYQALILGLEMAVGMKQLHLQVFGDSQLVINQLLGSYEVKKPELCPYHGYAQKLIGWLRDVTLQHMRRTENKKVDALAALASTLTLPDQTQVTICQRWIVPPPNEEEYIENELEHLVAISEAVKEDWRQPIIDYMCYGILLENPLIFVVVHLASFTTRTHYIEDHLRVYYYDVWERKKQVKLCKKHTQEYVDHINLDRNSTFT